From Marivirga harenae, one genomic window encodes:
- a CDS encoding OmpA family protein translates to MKGLFFILNIIFTAYIQLAAAQPGTKWVELEGKVINKALEGPIEATLTLESLPYGADIRMFHSDVETGDFSFKVKENKEYKVKVEAKGYIAIEEKIEVKSKNEPLIFSLMPAGAGSLLRLDINFKQSKADIMDGSYTELDKLLNMLTEYPNMEIQLEGHTDFRGSASANMRLSEKRVKAVKSYLTSKSVSSDRIKTKAFGGTQPLSRESTEEAKLNNRRVEARILKTE, encoded by the coding sequence ATGAAAGGTTTGTTCTTTATATTAAATATTATCTTTACGGCTTACATTCAATTAGCTGCAGCACAACCAGGTACGAAATGGGTGGAATTGGAAGGGAAAGTGATAAATAAAGCTTTGGAAGGGCCGATTGAAGCTACTTTAACCTTAGAAAGCTTGCCTTATGGGGCTGATATAAGAATGTTTCATTCGGATGTAGAGACAGGTGACTTTTCCTTTAAAGTTAAGGAAAACAAAGAGTATAAAGTAAAGGTTGAGGCGAAAGGTTACATTGCCATTGAAGAAAAAATTGAAGTTAAATCGAAAAATGAGCCCTTGATATTTAGCCTAATGCCGGCAGGAGCAGGTTCACTTTTAAGGTTAGACATTAACTTTAAACAAAGCAAAGCGGATATTATGGATGGTTCTTATACGGAACTGGATAAATTGTTAAATATGCTGACCGAATATCCGAATATGGAAATTCAGTTAGAAGGTCATACTGATTTTAGGGGAAGTGCATCAGCCAATATGAGATTGAGTGAGAAAAGAGTGAAAGCTGTGAAATCTTATTTGACATCTAAGTCCGTAAGTTCAGATAGAATTAAAACAAAAGCATTTGGAGGTACCCAACCTCTAAGTAGAGAAAGTACAGAAGAGGCAAAATTAAACAATAGAAGAGTGGAGGCTCGAATATTGAAGACAGAATAA
- a CDS encoding OmpA family protein codes for MKKPLLVLLASFLTFFGSKAQDANWADRVIEFSSELEDTQYSVQQLLGKPNVYPWGEGSPSAWTPSRPGREEFVKVGFDNPKPIRQIAIAESYNPSALTKIFFYDEAGNEYLMIEREPVIVNQPGRFLRLFTELTEFNVAAVKLEFDGGAVPGYYSIDAIGITDSETPIDLQLELVPNVKEELVSERLDEKVNSPYEELKPILSPDGRQLFFGRKFHPDNIGGIEDYEDIWVSDLDTTTNEWKEAKNLGEPLNSDGPNWVSSITPDGNTLVLLIGNEYDAKKGKMFSGVSVSSKEGESWSKPESLSIDDFYNMSEKANFYLANSRKTLIMSVKRDDSYGDRDLYVSFEKRDGSWTAPMNLGANVNTATDETSPFLAADDKTLFFSSSGYIGFGKSDIYMTQRLDDTWQNWSEPYNMGPQVNSNGDDLFFSMPAEGNFAYYTKEDSLGDMDIYRLAMPLFNELNPVITISGRVVDAETQEPLDAIVSYETLDGTEVGKVQTDPTTGEYKIALPAGQEYQYIAKVKGYLPISENVDLTNQKESKSFNNDMIMAPVKEKAEIVLNNVFFAFDSYKLLPKQYF; via the coding sequence ATGAAAAAACCATTATTAGTACTACTAGCATCTTTTTTAACATTTTTTGGTTCCAAAGCTCAAGACGCCAATTGGGCAGATAGAGTAATTGAATTTTCGTCTGAATTGGAAGATACCCAATATTCGGTTCAGCAGTTACTTGGAAAACCTAACGTCTACCCTTGGGGTGAAGGTAGTCCAAGCGCTTGGACGCCAAGTCGACCAGGACGAGAGGAATTTGTGAAAGTTGGTTTCGATAATCCCAAACCGATTAGACAAATTGCAATTGCTGAGTCATATAATCCCAGTGCTTTAACAAAGATTTTCTTTTATGATGAAGCTGGAAATGAGTATCTTATGATCGAAAGAGAACCTGTTATTGTAAATCAACCAGGAAGGTTCTTGAGATTGTTTACCGAACTAACAGAGTTTAATGTCGCGGCAGTAAAACTAGAATTTGATGGGGGAGCTGTACCCGGATATTACAGTATTGATGCAATAGGAATCACTGATTCTGAGACCCCAATTGATTTACAATTAGAATTGGTGCCGAATGTGAAAGAAGAGTTGGTTTCAGAACGTCTAGACGAAAAAGTAAATAGTCCTTATGAAGAACTAAAACCAATCTTAAGTCCTGATGGTAGGCAGTTGTTCTTTGGTAGAAAATTTCATCCTGACAACATTGGCGGAATTGAAGATTATGAAGACATCTGGGTTAGCGATTTGGATACCACTACGAATGAATGGAAAGAAGCCAAGAATTTAGGGGAACCACTGAACAGTGATGGTCCTAACTGGGTAAGTTCTATTACACCAGATGGTAACACTTTGGTATTGCTAATTGGAAATGAGTACGATGCAAAGAAAGGTAAAATGTTTTCAGGAGTATCTGTATCTTCAAAAGAAGGAGAAAGTTGGTCGAAACCAGAAAGTTTATCAATCGATGATTTCTACAATATGTCTGAGAAGGCTAATTTCTATTTAGCGAATAGTCGAAAAACCTTAATTATGTCTGTCAAAAGAGATGATTCTTATGGTGACAGAGATTTATATGTCAGTTTTGAAAAGAGAGACGGATCATGGACGGCACCCATGAACTTGGGTGCAAATGTGAATACAGCAACCGATGAAACCTCTCCATTTCTTGCCGCTGATGATAAGACACTTTTCTTCTCTTCGTCAGGATATATAGGATTTGGTAAAAGTGATATCTATATGACGCAAAGACTGGACGATACTTGGCAAAACTGGAGTGAGCCTTATAATATGGGGCCACAAGTAAATTCAAATGGAGATGATTTATTCTTTAGTATGCCGGCAGAGGGTAATTTTGCTTATTATACTAAGGAAGATTCCCTTGGTGACATGGATATCTACAGATTAGCAATGCCATTGTTTAACGAATTAAATCCGGTAATCACCATTTCAGGTAGGGTTGTGGATGCTGAAACCCAAGAACCGCTTGACGCAATTGTATCTTATGAAACATTAGATGGTACTGAGGTAGGAAAAGTTCAAACTGATCCTACTACAGGAGAGTATAAGATTGCCTTGCCAGCTGGACAAGAGTATCAGTATATTGCTAAAGTGAAAGGATATTTGCCTATAAGTGAAAATGTTGATCTAACTAATCAAAAGGAATCTAAAAGCTTTAATAATGATATGATAATGGCTCCAGTTAAGGAGAAAGCTGAGATTGTTTTAAATAATGTTTTCTTCGCTTTTGATAGTTATAAGTTGCTACCCAAGCAGTATTTCTGA
- a CDS encoding M1 family metallopeptidase: MKRIFTALMAFFTFAATAQEYQNQGKFEQLDYMLRSPNVYRTASGAPGHMYWQQKADYKIDVTLDEGKNQIIGSETITYTNNSPDQLTYLWVQLDQNMRAKNSMSYDVGENSVPSRASEGQIDRMMGYPDYDGGHKIQKLVDAEGNEMEYTINNTMMRIDLKKPLKAGEEISFSIDWFYNINDRARMGGRGGYDYFEDDENTVYTITQWFPRMAVYNDFEGWQNKQFIGSGEFALPFGDYEVNITVPEDHIVASTGELQNADAVLTEDQLERWEKSKTADDPVLIVTKKEAEKAEKSKAKGTKTWTYKAEDVRDFAFGSSRKFIWDAMGVDIDGKTVMAMSYYPKEAWGLWDKYSTRVVAHTLEVYSKMTIPYPYPVAISVEAANGMEYPMICFNYGRPAPDGTYSARTKYGMIGVIIHEVGHNFFPMIVNSDERQWTWMDEGLNSFVQFVAEQEWEPNYPSRRGPAGNIVSYMKGDKQNIRPIMTNSENIIQFGNNAYGKPATALNILRETVMGRELFDKSFKTFSERWAFKHPTPSDFFRTMEDASAVDLDWFWRGWFYSTDHVDIAIKDVEWYKLDSKNPDVENKIKKERAEEESYHVTPDKNKEEGVKTVVEKHPELKDFYNSYDPFEVDSDDRKAYKTFRASLTDKEEALLDGGYNFYEVQYENKGGLVMPIIIEATYADGSKETFKYPAEIWRKRENTATKVIIAKKEIVQFQVDPKRETADVDEENNYWPPRNIPNKFELYQMRNSTPRGQSPADNEMSRNK; this comes from the coding sequence ATGAAAAGAATATTTACCGCCTTAATGGCATTTTTTACTTTTGCAGCTACGGCACAAGAGTATCAAAACCAAGGCAAATTTGAGCAATTGGATTATATGTTGAGGTCACCGAATGTTTACAGAACAGCTTCGGGAGCACCCGGTCATATGTATTGGCAACAGAAAGCTGACTACAAAATTGACGTTACACTTGATGAAGGCAAGAATCAAATCATTGGTTCTGAAACCATTACTTACACCAACAACTCACCAGATCAATTGACCTATTTATGGGTGCAGTTGGATCAGAACATGCGTGCCAAAAACAGTATGTCTTATGATGTAGGGGAGAATAGTGTTCCAAGCCGAGCTAGTGAAGGACAAATTGACCGGATGATGGGATACCCTGATTATGACGGTGGTCATAAAATCCAGAAGTTGGTAGATGCTGAAGGTAATGAGATGGAATACACGATCAATAATACGATGATGCGTATTGATTTGAAAAAACCATTGAAAGCAGGTGAAGAAATCTCTTTCTCCATTGACTGGTTCTACAATATTAACGATAGAGCACGAATGGGTGGACGTGGTGGATACGATTACTTTGAAGACGATGAAAACACTGTCTACACCATTACGCAGTGGTTTCCAAGAATGGCAGTTTATAACGACTTCGAAGGATGGCAAAATAAGCAATTCATCGGCAGTGGTGAGTTTGCATTACCATTCGGAGATTATGAAGTTAACATCACAGTTCCTGAAGATCATATTGTAGCTTCTACAGGTGAATTGCAAAATGCTGATGCCGTACTGACAGAGGATCAATTAGAGAGATGGGAAAAATCAAAAACCGCTGACGATCCTGTATTGATTGTGACAAAAAAAGAGGCTGAAAAAGCAGAAAAGAGTAAAGCAAAAGGGACCAAAACGTGGACTTATAAAGCTGAAGATGTTCGAGATTTCGCTTTTGGTTCTTCCCGTAAGTTTATCTGGGACGCTATGGGAGTTGATATAGATGGTAAAACAGTAATGGCAATGTCTTATTATCCCAAAGAAGCTTGGGGATTGTGGGACAAGTATTCCACCAGAGTAGTTGCACATACCCTAGAAGTTTATTCTAAAATGACAATACCTTATCCTTATCCTGTGGCAATATCTGTAGAAGCAGCCAACGGCATGGAATATCCAATGATTTGTTTCAACTATGGACGACCTGCTCCTGACGGTACTTATTCTGCCAGAACGAAATATGGAATGATAGGCGTAATCATTCATGAAGTAGGACATAATTTCTTCCCAATGATTGTCAATTCTGATGAGCGTCAATGGACTTGGATGGATGAAGGCCTAAATAGTTTCGTACAATTTGTTGCTGAGCAAGAATGGGAACCTAACTACCCAAGCAGAAGAGGCCCAGCAGGAAATATTGTTTCTTACATGAAAGGTGACAAACAAAATATCCGTCCTATTATGACCAATTCTGAAAATATAATTCAATTCGGTAATAACGCATACGGAAAACCAGCCACAGCCTTAAACATTTTAAGGGAAACAGTAATGGGAAGAGAGCTATTTGATAAATCATTCAAAACCTTTTCAGAAAGATGGGCCTTTAAACACCCTACTCCATCAGACTTTTTCCGCACCATGGAAGATGCTTCAGCAGTTGATTTGGATTGGTTTTGGAGAGGCTGGTTTTATAGCACTGACCATGTAGACATCGCAATCAAAGATGTAGAATGGTACAAATTAGATTCGAAAAATCCTGATGTGGAAAACAAAATCAAAAAAGAAAGAGCCGAAGAAGAGAGTTATCATGTAACGCCAGACAAAAACAAAGAAGAAGGAGTTAAGACTGTCGTAGAGAAGCATCCTGAGCTAAAAGATTTCTATAATAGCTATGATCCATTTGAAGTGGATAGTGACGATAGAAAGGCTTACAAAACTTTTAGAGCTTCATTAACAGATAAAGAGGAAGCACTTCTAGATGGTGGTTATAATTTTTATGAAGTTCAATATGAAAATAAAGGCGGATTAGTAATGCCGATCATCATTGAAGCCACTTATGCCGATGGAAGCAAAGAAACTTTCAAGTATCCTGCAGAAATCTGGAGAAAAAGAGAGAATACGGCCACTAAAGTAATCATTGCAAAAAAGGAAATTGTTCAATTTCAAGTAGATCCAAAAAGAGAAACAGCAGATGTGGACGAGGAAAATAATTACTGGCCACCAAGAAATATTCCTAATAAATTCGAACTGTATCAAATGAGGAATTCCACGCCAAGAGGCCAATCTCCAGCTGATAATGAAATGAGCAGAAATAAATAA
- a CDS encoding OmpA family protein, whose translation MKDNSNIEVVIIGHTDSTGPEEYNQVLSEKRAQSVVNYLTDNGVKKDRLEYVGKGETEPAYPNDTKENRSKNRRVNFKVER comes from the coding sequence ATGAAAGATAATAGTAATATTGAGGTGGTAATTATAGGACATACTGATAGCACAGGACCTGAAGAATACAATCAAGTCTTATCAGAGAAAAGAGCCCAGTCAGTTGTCAATTATCTTACCGATAATGGAGTTAAGAAAGATCGATTGGAATACGTAGGTAAAGGAGAAACTGAACCAGCATATCCTAATGACACAAAAGAGAATAGGTCAAAAAATAGAAGAGTTAACTTTAAAGTAGAAAGATAA
- a CDS encoding YicC/YloC family endoribonuclease, with amino-acid sequence MIKSMTGFGHAEAQNENISIEVEIKTLNSKFLDLSLKLPKVFNAKEIEVRNLITQKLIRGKASVSINISKKNKQLSLPNIDQELFSAYLDKLSELEEANGRKFHDSMKMALDAPEIIKYNEDQLAEEDDQLIIGTLNITLDNCNDFRNTEGQTVGEILSGYIYTISEKLDNAKKIEPKRMDKIRTRLQNNIKELTQSVDYDQERLEQELIYYSEKLDVNEEMERLSIHLQYFLDTLNSTADSHGKKLGFISQEIGREINTLGSKANDSDLQEQVIQMKEELEKIKEQSLNVL; translated from the coding sequence ATGATTAAATCAATGACTGGCTTTGGTCATGCTGAAGCCCAAAACGAAAATATTTCAATTGAAGTAGAGATTAAAACTCTTAATTCTAAGTTTTTAGACTTGTCTTTGAAGCTTCCTAAAGTTTTTAACGCCAAGGAAATTGAAGTAAGAAACCTTATTACTCAAAAACTGATAAGGGGTAAAGCGTCTGTTTCCATCAATATTTCCAAGAAAAACAAGCAATTATCTTTACCTAACATAGACCAAGAGTTGTTTTCAGCATATTTGGATAAGTTATCGGAACTGGAAGAAGCCAACGGCCGAAAATTCCATGATAGCATGAAGATGGCTTTGGACGCCCCTGAAATTATTAAATATAATGAAGACCAGCTTGCTGAAGAGGATGATCAATTGATTATTGGGACATTAAATATTACTTTGGACAACTGCAATGACTTTAGAAATACAGAGGGTCAGACTGTGGGCGAAATTCTATCAGGCTATATTTATACCATTTCCGAAAAATTGGACAACGCCAAAAAGATAGAACCCAAAAGAATGGATAAAATCCGTACCCGCCTTCAAAATAATATTAAAGAACTAACGCAGTCTGTTGATTACGACCAGGAAAGGTTGGAACAAGAGTTGATTTACTATTCTGAAAAACTTGATGTAAATGAAGAAATGGAACGTTTGTCCATTCATTTACAATACTTTTTAGATACATTAAACAGCACAGCAGACTCACATGGCAAAAAGCTTGGTTTTATTAGCCAAGAAATCGGAAGGGAAATTAACACCTTAGGTTCTAAAGCCAATGACTCCGACTTGCAAGAGCAAGTCATTCAGATGAAAGAGGAATTGGAGAAAATTAAAGAGCAAAGTTTAAATGTGCTCTGA
- a CDS encoding DUF6702 family protein: MLYSNYIIGFFWMLSGMLHPFYVSITDLVYKEDTKSVQIMHKVFVDDFEQTLNKHYKVNLDILSMESTKEIDEMVNDYFSKRFAVEIDGKEQEIVYIGSELEENVLWVYQEIYKVRKPKIFRITNIVLFDEFDTQSNLVHTDLGGEIKTLRLTEGDGTQQVEFDFY; the protein is encoded by the coding sequence ATGTTATATAGCAATTATATTATCGGTTTTTTCTGGATGCTTAGCGGAATGCTACATCCTTTTTATGTGTCAATCACAGATTTGGTTTATAAGGAAGATACGAAGTCAGTTCAAATTATGCATAAAGTATTTGTGGATGATTTTGAACAGACTTTAAATAAGCATTATAAAGTTAATCTAGATATTCTTTCAATGGAAAGCACCAAAGAAATTGATGAGATGGTAAATGATTATTTTTCGAAGAGATTTGCAGTTGAAATCGATGGGAAAGAACAAGAGATCGTTTACATCGGAAGTGAACTGGAGGAAAACGTGCTGTGGGTATATCAGGAAATTTATAAAGTACGCAAGCCCAAAATCTTCAGAATTACCAATATAGTTTTATTTGATGAGTTTGATACCCAGTCCAATTTGGTTCATACAGATTTGGGAGGAGAAATTAAAACCCTCCGATTAACAGAGGGTGACGGAACTCAGCAGGTGGAGTTTGATTTTTATTGA
- a CDS encoding HupE/UreJ family protein, which produces MSTFKAYFLEGLDHILDINGYDHILFVLALAAIYLMRDWRKVLILITAFTIGHSITLALSTLNYVKISSELIEFLIPVTIFITAFANLFKKERNLKSTGSMQLNYVFALLFGLIHGLGFSNYLKAILGKNSSIVMELLAFNVGLEVGQIIIVLCFLVLSFIFIDLFGMKRRDWVLIVSSAIAGIAVTIMMETKFW; this is translated from the coding sequence ATGTCAACATTTAAAGCCTACTTTTTAGAAGGACTAGATCACATACTAGATATCAACGGATACGATCATATTTTATTCGTTCTCGCCCTTGCGGCAATATATTTAATGCGTGATTGGAGAAAGGTACTAATTCTAATTACGGCCTTTACTATTGGCCACTCTATCACTTTGGCTTTATCTACCTTAAATTATGTAAAAATAAGCTCGGAATTAATTGAATTCCTAATACCGGTTACCATTTTCATTACTGCATTTGCAAATCTTTTCAAAAAGGAAAGAAATCTGAAAAGCACAGGAAGCATGCAATTGAATTATGTATTTGCTTTGCTTTTTGGTCTAATCCATGGATTAGGATTTAGTAATTACCTGAAAGCCATTTTAGGAAAAAACAGTTCGATAGTGATGGAGTTATTAGCATTTAATGTTGGCTTAGAAGTAGGACAAATCATTATAGTTTTATGCTTTTTAGTTTTATCTTTTATCTTTATAGACCTTTTCGGGATGAAAAGAAGAGATTGGGTGCTGATTGTTTCCAGCGCCATTGCGGGAATTGCCGTAACAATTATGATGGAAACAAAATTTTGGTAA